Part of the bacterium genome is shown below.
CAGATTTAATCAGGAGCCTGCATTCTCTTGGTATTAAAACGCTGATTGATTTTATGGATGTGTCTTCATACGGAGGAGGTACGGAATCATCAGGCAGAGTAAAAATTTCAATGGATATAAGAATAGATATTAAGGGCAGACAGATTCTGCTTGTTGATGATATTGTTGATACGGGATTAACTTTGAGCTCAATTACCGAATATCTTTTATTAAAAGAGCCTTCGGTAATTAAGACCTGCGTGTTTCTGAATAAGCCTTCCCGCAGAAAAGTTGATGTAAAAGTGGATTATATAGGTTTTGAAGTCCCGGATCTTTTTATAGTTGGATACGGCCTTGATTTTGACGGCCGCCATCGGGAACTTCCTTACATTACTGCGATAGAGCTGTAATTTATCTCTCAAACAAATACATTTCCGGCATTAATCCTTCCGTCAGGATAAAATACTTTTTTAACTTCCCTCATCTCGTCAATTCCCTCTTTTCCGTACATGATTTTCAGAAACTCTATTTTTAACCTATTTCTGTAATCTAACTCTTTTAATCATACGATCTTATGATGCATTTTTAGTCTGGTTTTTCGTGGGGTGCAAGGGGCTGAAGACTGCTGACTGAGGGCAGAAGGCTGAAGACTGCCAACTGAGGACTGAAGACTGCCGACTGTTTTTCCTTGACTCTCTAATATAATTTAATTACAATAAACTTAGCCTTTTCTTTAATGCACTTTTTTAGCACAAAATATCATAAAGACCCCACAAAAACCAGTAAGCCCACAGTAGTAATTGATGCAG
Proteins encoded:
- the hpt gene encoding hypoxanthine phosphoribosyltransferase, which codes for MSKGPQQNFLITAEEIKKRVEVLAQKISSDYKDTDLVVIGLLTGSFIFISDLIRSLHSLGIKTLIDFMDVSSYGGGTESSGRVKISMDIRIDIKGRQILLVDDIVDTGLTLSSITEYLLLKEPSVIKTCVFLNKPSRRKVDVKVDYIGFEVPDLFIVGYGLDFDGRHRELPYITAIEL